TTCAGAACAACAATTCAAAAAATCCCTAAATCAAACACGGCTAGGTAAAACTACACTTTCTATATATTTCATTCCTTTTATTTTGTACCTAACGATTGATAAAACGTTTCACTCACTTGCAAATCCGCACCCATAAGATCCGGATTCCACCCTGTGTCTTCCCTGAACAGAGAATTGGTCAGCTCCATTGACAGCCGCTTTTTATAGTCCTGTGGTTTGTCTTCACTCATACGGAACAAAACTGCTGCGGCATACGTTGCTAcaccttaaaaaaaatgtttgaaatcgACGAGTTGCGGAATCAAATGATTATATTTACCTTCGTTTCTGGAATGGAGCAACTCTGTCAAAGGAGCCGTAGCTCCCTCCTGTTCGATCATTTCAGCTCCCTCTTTATCGGCTGCTAATTCACAAAGCACACCGGCTGCCACACGTTGAATGTTTTCTATGTCGTTGAACAGGAGTTGTACGAATATCGGAATGACCATTTGCTGACGGATTATGGCTCTGTTATGGGACTCCCTTGCCAGTATGTGTAGAGCTCCAACGGTTCCTTCGACTATCTCCTCCATTCTCACGCCGTCTGCGTAGGTACCTGGTGCTTGGCTGCCGCCCGTAGATACGCTCGTCCTCTGAAAAAAGAAAGGGTATTTGCAAATTccattcagaaaaattttacGCCAACTAATGGTGACCAACATCGAACAGAttgtgtgaataattcagaatcagCAAGAAATGAGTGTAACCTAtgctccattcacatttatttcagcagtcggttggccatgaaataattttctcaagttgtCGTGACCAGAACGGAGTAAttttggcactcatgaaatgtcgttaatgtcataacgccgttgccacaactaatatcaatttttattacgaaaatgccgaaagtgattgaaaaaagagacagggtttcaggaagtgctatttagaattcaggtccgctcattcgaatagttataccctgatattctaaaatccacaatacgtcagacggtagcgaacatattcaatgtaagagaatttaaatgtttcatcttaatctaaacgacttacctatatttcagctgaatatttccacaatcagaaagattgtgaatgaagaggatgatcaagaatttttttttattggaagactcaaaaaagtggtggcatttgagaattttatatttaagtgaattaatgcgacAAGTTtaatacaggattttcgatgaatgtcattgtagaataagttcccgaaaattgatttttctatttttcatttgacttgtcttatacattgtaaatgtcttaaggtaccaataaaaacctaattattattattatatcaatgtattaagatgaacagccacaaatacgcgccagttgtcctgttaattgtatattcatgtgaaatttccgTTCAAagctgaagttcatcttgacttgaaacttcctttaattccttttacttacattgatgcaagatgatttttgttgaagaattcaacattcttgtaattatctgttaattccttcgggagatacccattcccaaccactgcatcatatgcatttcatctacgggttgatatttttgaaatctacaactgatgtaacgtattcaaactttagccaaagaagataacgaacattaactctcctcaagctagtccatattatggtattatactgatctcttgtattttccatgcaaataactggatttggtatgccttcaatcagtttgtataaacttcagttatgttcgtcacatattttccaaagagattcgacattgtgattaaatacgtaataacagaaacttttacgtagaacggacaacatagcgttgatttaaaacccaaaaatgcttcgacaagcttcataaccccacattttcgtactatacagagtgaaatgtgtcaaatttgcatggccaaccgagtgctaaaataaaagtgaatggagtataaaaaattcaaacataCCCTCTGCGTATCCTGGAACGATCGCATCAGCAGCTGTACCAGATGATGTATGGCGCCGTGCTCCCTCAGAGGGGCATGGTTAGCCGGACACAGCGCCAAGTTTCTGATCAGACCGATGACGGCCTTGACCAAGGGCCAACGCGATGGGGGATTCAACAGTTTCACGATAACCTGGATACCGTAGTTCAGCCTAACCGTGTTCTGCGCCATCTCAGCCTCAACGTGCCTGAAAAATAAACAGAGTCACGATCCGAATCATAGAAACGCGCGGTTTCCTTTCACCTTGACGTAAGATGACGTAAAGCACACACTGCAGGCTCCGTGATCTCCTCTCTATCGCCGGCGTTGACGATGGTCCTCACCAGAGCGTCCACACCTCCGACCTGACAGACCGTCACTTTGTTCCTCTGATTGTTGCACGTCAAATTCGACAAGATGCCGGCGGCGCAGGTTACCACGTTCACGTCGGTGGCAGCCAGCACCTGCACCAGCGATCCCAGCAAGTTCTCGAGACCGTCTACCTTCGTAGCAGCATCGGACAGGTTTCTGAGGGTCCAAAGGCAGTTTTGGACCAGACGCTGACTCGGGCTGCCCAAGTGCATCGCCAGCGCCTGCATACCGCCAGCTTCGACGATCGCAGGCTTGTTGCTTGAACACACAGAGAGAACCTGGGGATTTGAAACAATGTTATCCATATTCAACGCTTCCACTTTGTCCATTTGAGATCTAGATCCCCTAACTTACCTTCAACACCCTCGAGGTAGTCCACAACAACTTCTCGTAATCGTAACTCCTCATGATTCTGACCAACTCGATGGGACCTTGTGACGCCAGAATGATCAGTTTGCTCTCCTGGTTTCCGTACGCGAGGATCTGCAGGCAATCGGTCACAATGGCCAGGAATTTCACGTTGTTCCTCTGTAGAAGGGCGACCATCTTCTGAAGCCCTCCGGCCAACCTGACGGCCATCTTGGATCCGTCCTGGTGGAGGAGCAGGTTGTGAAGGGTGGTGATAGCGTAGAAGAGAACGCTCTCGACTGGACTGCTCAGGAGTTTCACCAGGGCCGGAATACCACCGCTCTTGAAGATGGCCAGAAGACCCTGCCTGTTACGGataaaaattttgtaaataaatcATCCAAAAGCCATAGATATTATTCTCAGTGGCATCGACATCTCTGGATCGCGTTGATCTCAAAATCTGTCGCTGTCATACTATTCTATGCAACTAACCTGTGATGCGACAATTTGTGCAACGTTCCCACGGCCCCTTTGGTGGTCTCCAGATCGTTAGAATTGGAGATGGCACGGACCAACGCGGCCACCATCTGCGGACTGTTCATGATGGCATGCCTGGACGCCTCCTTCTTCGACAACTGGTGGACCATCATAGCGGCTTGGGATACCACTACCTGATCTTCATCGTTGAGCAGCTTTATCAGTTCGGGTATCGCCCTGGTGGCCAAATCGGCGTCGTCCTGGTAGTTGATTAGGTTGACCACGGCATGCTTAAGCATCTGGGACGGTTCGGATAGACGCTGAACAGCCGTTTGATGCGTGTTTTCGAATTGTGTCGAAGGTATCTCGATACCTGATGGATATAAATAATATGACAATATGATTCGAGAAAACCCTAAAGCTAACCCTTTcctaatttcaataaatttgttCGATTTCGAAACAAAATCTTTCCCATTTTCTACTCCTCTAAATGAAACGTGGCAACCCCGGAACAGCTGATTCGTATCCACTGGTCGACGTCCACAGAAATAAGAATTTCGATCACAGAATTCACGCATTTAAGCgtcatttcttttgaaattcccaattcTGAAACGTTAGATAGTCTTGTGTGAATATTGAgcccaaatttgaataaaaagcgAAAAGACCATGTGGAAATATTCGGAAGCGCACTTGCTTTGCAATAAGTTCGAATTCGGGGTACCCTTAGAAGATTTATGCCCATCAAATTATCTGCATCCAAAGATCAAGATGATGTACCATCAAGCACTCGAATCTTTCAAGAACAGTAATACAACTTTAGAAATATTATTATCCAGTGAAAATGGTAGCCCACAAGAAAGAATTGACATGAAGGAGAATCTGTTGAATTTCAAGCATACATTATTGGATGGTTCTCCTCAGTCTTATATATGGTTGATTGAACATTTTCTTGGACTCTTGCCTATACCACTATTAGCAACTTACATAAATGGTTACAACTTTAACTGGTTTTACTTATCAGAGGAATGCAGAGGAATATTTTATGACAGAAGTTACAGAAGGAAAGTTATTAATTTTGATTACTGTGATCGTCATTTACATAATGAAATTGCCAAATTACCACCCCAACATAAGCTTTTATTGAATGaacatattgaatttatgaGAAGTATTTCATTTATAGATGaacgaagaagaaaaagaagtgtCATTTACTACTGTAAATATTTCACATCATCTCTTTTGATACGACCTTTCAGATCTGGTTTGAATGATAATTCAGAAAAAGATTATCACTCCCTCATCATATATTTAGTGCTCCGATGGCCATTTATAAGTAAAATACTTGTGGAATCTTCACTCACAACCATAAGCGAAATTTCACAAACATTATCTTCAGAAAAAACATTAATAACAAATCAGGATAAAAAGAAGCTTAAAATGAGGAGAACATTATGCACTTCTCAAAGATCATTATATTCAACAGGCTCAAGAAAGAAACAAACTTCTTCCTCGGTTAGTAGTATCCTTTTAGACAGCGTTTTAGAGATTTCTGAAGAAGCTTCTTCAATCTCAAAGTCTAGCATTATTAGACCAATGAATAATGGGAACACAACAGATGAAGATAAAGGGAAAAAAGATCCAATAACTGAAACGACAGAAGTTGAAGTGATTAGAACTGAAATGCCAAAAAACAGATATTTGAAGAATAATGAGTCAAGAATTTTGAAAGAAACTACTGACGAGAAACAACCAGCTGTTGAATGCTCTGTAGAAGAAAAAcataaagaaaacaaattagTTTCAGAAGGAGATCCTTTGAACAGTGCAATTGCCTCTGAGCAGGTTGTAAAAGAAATCCTACCTGAAAAAGATGATTcagaattgaaattgaatagaGATTCCCCGTCAAAAGCAGAATTCACAGAAAACATCACGATAAATTCCAAAATCTTGAACAGAATCTCTAAAGTGGGCTGGACTTATACACCACCAAAAAACACAGAAAACCAGCCAAATGACCATCTCCTAACCATTAACAGCATATCTGATGACGAGTCCACAAACCAGGATCTGATTAAGGATTCTCAAAGTGAATCTACACTGAAGAAATATCCTAGCGTTAAGACTTTGAAATCTAGATTGTCTTTTTTGAGAATCGGCAAGAAGAAAAGTAGTAATAAGCTGGTTAAGACAAATTTTAAATACACTAAAATAAATTGCTGAATCTTTAACGTAAAAAGTTGTTTGTGAAGTTAATTTTCCAACATTTTCAGAGTAATAGCTTTTCAAGCAAGTTCCATTTTTTATTACAGTATTTGCTTTTTGTTTATAATTCGTCTTTTGTGTTCTCTGATTATTTTAGTGAATACAAAATGTTACTAAGATCTCATCAAAGATACATGTTACTTGATATGTTTCATTTGACTAATTCCACTCATGTTGAAGTCCGATCAAAACCTATTGCACAATGTAAATAAGGTaatcttgaaataatttcatatttgcTCACCTTCCTCTAATGTTTCTGGGAACATAGCGGCTCTAACTCTCTGGGATCTTGTCTGGTTCAACTGACTATTCATTTCATCCACTTGGTCTTGGGTAAATCCTTGAGGATACCCTTGATCAAGATCGAAGATGTCCATATCCTCTTCTTCCTTCCCACTTAAAGATGGGACTTGGGTAGCAGCCCCAGAATGAATACCAGAG
Above is a window of Coccinella septempunctata chromosome 5, icCocSept1.1, whole genome shotgun sequence DNA encoding:
- the LOC123313172 gene encoding uncharacterized protein LOC123313172 translates to MWKYSEAHLLCNKFEFGVPLEDLCPSNYLHPKIKMMYHQALESFKNSNTTLEILLSSENGSPQERIDMKENLLNFKHTLLDGSPQSYIWLIEHFLGLLPIPLLATYINGYNFNWFYLSEECRGIFYDRSYRRKVINFDYCDRHLHNEIAKLPPQHKLLLNEHIEFMRSISFIDERRRKRSVIYYCKYFTSSLLIRPFRSGLNDNSEKDYHSLIIYLVLRWPFISKILVESSLTTISEISQTLSSEKTLITNQDKKKLKMRRTLCTSQRSLYSTGSRKKQTSSSVSSILLDSVLEISEEASSISKSSIIRPMNNGNTTDEDKGKKDPITETTEVEVIRTEMPKNRYLKNNESRILKETTDEKQPAVECSVEEKHKENKLVSEGDPLNSAIASEQVVKEILPEKDDSELKLNRDSPSKAEFTENITINSKILNRISKVGWTYTPPKNTENQPNDHLLTINSISDDESTNQDLIKDSQSESTLKKYPSVKTLKSRLSFLRIGKKKSSNKLVKTNFKYTKINC
- the LOC123313171 gene encoding armadillo segment polarity protein-like; amino-acid sequence: MSYMNQNSRPISGHYQNSEMSAKEQTLMWQQNSYMGDSGIHSGAATQVPSLSGKEEEDMDIFDLDQGYPQGFTQDQVDEMNSQLNQTRSQRVRAAMFPETLEEGIEIPSTQFENTHQTAVQRLSEPSQMLKHAVVNLINYQDDADLATRAIPELIKLLNDEDQVVVSQAAMMVHQLSKKEASRHAIMNSPQMVAALVRAISNSNDLETTKGAVGTLHKLSHHRQGLLAIFKSGGIPALVKLLSSPVESVLFYAITTLHNLLLHQDGSKMAVRLAGGLQKMVALLQRNNVKFLAIVTDCLQILAYGNQESKLIILASQGPIELVRIMRSYDYEKLLWTTSRVLKVLSVCSSNKPAIVEAGGMQALAMHLGSPSQRLVQNCLWTLRNLSDAATKVDGLENLLGSLVQVLAATDVNVVTCAAGILSNLTCNNQRNKVTVCQVGGVDALVRTIVNAGDREEITEPAVCALRHLTSRHVEAEMAQNTVRLNYGIQVIVKLLNPPSRWPLVKAVIGLIRNLALCPANHAPLREHGAIHHLVQLLMRSFQDTQRRTSVSTGGSQAPGTYADGVRMEEIVEGTVGALHILARESHNRAIIRQQMVIPIFVQLLFNDIENIQRVAAGVLCELAADKEGAEMIEQEGATAPLTELLHSRNEGVATYAAAVLFRMSEDKPQDYKKRLSMELTNSLFREDTGWNPDLMGADLQDILSPDQPYDSMYGQGPPSVHSSHGGQPYPQRGPYDQIPIDMEGLELESHGGGNGSTYSAMEVETADQDLNFDQLPTPPQDNNQVAAWYDTDL